A single genomic interval of Mangifera indica cultivar Alphonso chromosome 5, CATAS_Mindica_2.1, whole genome shotgun sequence harbors:
- the LOC123216883 gene encoding phytochrome C, with amino-acid sequence MSSKSTNKSNSSRNSKSSSARLKQNARVGAQTSIDAKLDVDFEESERVFDYSTSIDFNLSSSTSKVPSSTVSAYLQKVQRGRLIQPFGCMIAVDEQNFTVIAYSENAPEMLDLAPHAVPNIEQLEALTFGTDVRTLFKAPGGAALQKAANFGEVNLLNPILVHCKTSGKPFYAILHRIDVGLVIDLEPVNPADVPVTAAGALKSYKLAAKAISRLQSLPSGNISLLCDVLVKEVSDLTGYDRVMVYKFHEDEHGEVVAECCRPDLEPYLGLHYPATDIPQASRFLIMKNKVRMICDCLSPPVKVIQDKRLDQPLSLCGSTMRAPHGCHAQYMENMGSIASLVMSVTINEEDDELDDDQQQRRKLWGLVVCHHTSPRFVPFPLRYACEFLIQVFGVQINKEVELAAQLKEKHILRTQTVLCDMLLRDSPVGIVTQSPNVMDLVKCDGAALYYGKKLWLLGVTPTEAQIKDLAQWLLEYHRGSTGLSTDSLMEAGYPGASVLGDAVCGMAAVNITSRDFLFWFRSQTAKEIKWGGAKHDPGSEDDGRKMHPRSSFKAFMEVVKQRSLPWEDVEMDAIHSLQLILRGSLQDEVVEDSKIIVNIPSVDDRIQRVDELQIITSEMVRLIETAAVPIFAVDVSGSVNGWNSKAAELTGLTVEQAIGTPLVDLVDGDSIAMVKNVLSLALLGKEERNVEIKLKTFGPRENSGPVILVVNACCSQYKKENVVGICFVGQDVTGQKLVMDKYTQMQGDYVGIVRSPSALIPPIFMTDEHGRCLEWNDAMEKLSGLKREEAIERMLLGEVFTVTNFGCRVKNHDTLTKIRIIMNRVIAGHEADKLLFGFFDQQGKYVEALLSSNKRTNAEGKITGVLCFLHVASPELQYALQVQRISEQAAANSLNKLAYIRQEIRKPLSGIVFVQNLMDSSNLSKEQMQLLKTNVMCQEQLTKIVEDTDIESIEECYMEMKSSEFNLGEALEVVMTQVMIPSQEHQVQIVRNLPAELSSMNLYGDKLRLQQVLSDFLSNTLIFTPAFEGSSIVFSVVPRKERIGTNIHIVHLEFRIAHPAPGIPEKLIHEMFYHSQNVSREGLGLYICQKLVKIMNGTVQYVREAERSTFIILVEFPLANQTDVDRTQ; translated from the exons ATGTCTTCAAAGTCAACAAACAAGAGTAATTCTTCTAGAAATTCTAAGAGCAGTTCTGCTCGATTGAAACAAAATGCTCGTGTTGGTGCACAGACCTCAATTGATGCAAAGCTAGATGTAGACTTTGAAGAATCTGAGCGTGTATTTGATTATTCTACTTCCATTGATTTCAACCTCTCAAGTTCAACAAGCAAAGTTCCCTCTTCCACTGTGTCAGCTTACCTCCAAAAGGTGCAGAGAGGCAGGCTAATTCAACCCTTCGGTTGCATGATTGCAGTGGATGAGCAGAATTTCACAGTTATAGCCTATAGTGAAAATGCCCCAGAGATGTTGGACTTGGCACCACATGCAGTTCCAAATATTGAGCAGTTGGAAGCTCTGACATTTGGAACCGATGTTCGAACTCTCTTTAAAGCCCCAGGTGGTGCTGCCTTGCAAAAAGCTGCCAATTTTGGGGAAGTTAATCTTCTCAACCCGATACTGGTTCATTGTAAAACCTCAGGGAAGCCTTTTTATGCAATTCTGCATAGAATTGATGTGGGTTTAGTTATAGATTTGGAGCCAGTGAATCCAGCTGATGTGCCAGTGACAGCTGCTGGGGCATTGAAGTCATATAAGCTTGCTGCCAAAGCCATCTCAAGATTGCAGTCTTTGCCTAGTGGGAACATATCATTGTTATGTGATGTTTTAGTCAAGGAAGTAAGTGATTTGACAGGTTACGATCGGGTCATGGTTTATAAATTTCATGAAGATGAGCATGGGGAAGTTGTTGCTGAGTGCTGCAGACCTGACTTAGAGCCATATCTTGGCTTGCATTACCCGGCTACTGATATTCCTCAAGCTTCCAGATTCCTCATTATGAAAAACAAGGTTAGAATGATATGTGATTGTTTGTCCCCACCAGTTAAGGTAATTCAAGACAAGAGATTGGATCAGCCATTAAGTCTTTGTGGTTCCACAATGAGAGCACCTCATGGGTGTCATGCCCAGTATATGGAAAATATGGGTTCGATTGCATCTCTTGTGATGTCTGTGACAATCAACGAGGAAGATGATGAGCTAGATGATGATCAGCAGCAACGAAGAAAATTGTGGGGCTTAGTGGTTTGCCATCACACTAGCCCAAGGTTTGTTCCATTTCCTTTGAGGTATGCTTGTGAGTTCTTAATTCAAGTCTTTGGTGTACAGATCAACAAGGAAGTAGAATTGGCTGCTCAACTCAAGGAGAAGCATATTCTGCGAACTCAAACTGTGCTCTGTGACATGCTCCTTAGAGATTCTCCTGTAGGAATTGTGACACAATCACCTAATGTGATGGATCTTGTTAAGTGTGATGGTGCTGCACTTTACTATGGAAAGAAACTTTGGCTGCTTGGGGTTACCCCTACGGAGGCACAAATTAAAGATCTTGCACAATGGCTTCTTGAATACCACAGAGGGAGTACAGGGTTAAGTACTGATAGCCTTATGGAGGCTGGTTACCCAGGTGCTTCAGTTCTTGGTGATGCAGTTTGTGGTATGGCTGCTGTTAATATTACTTCCAGAGATTTCCTTTTCTGGTTTCGGTCTCAGACAGCAAAAGAGATCAAGTGGGGTGGTGCAAAACATGATCCAGGTAGTGAGGACGATGGAAGAAAAATGCACCCCAGATCATCATTCAAGGCTTTCATGGAGGTTGTTAAGCAACGGAGTTTACCTTGGGAAGATGTGGAGATGGATGCCATACATTCCCTCCAGCTGATATTAAGAGGATCTTTGCAAGATGAAGTTGTGGAGGATTCCAAAATAATTGTGAATATTCCATCTGTTGATGATAGGATTCAGAGGGTGGATGAACTGCAAATCATCACCAGTGAAATGGTTCGCCTAATTGAGACAGCTGCTGTCCCCATCTTTGCAGTTGATGTATCTGGTAGtgtaaatgggtggaattccaaAGCAGCTGAACTAACTGGTCTTACTGTTGAGCAAGCAATTGGCACACCTTTGGTTGATCTTGTTGATGGTGATTCAATTGCCATGGTTAAGAATGTGCTGTCATTAGCTTTGCTAG gtaaagaagaaagaaatgtgGAAATCAAGCTTAAGACATTTGGTCCTCGGGAAAACAGTGGTCCAGTCATTTTGGTAGTCAATGCTTGTTGTAGccaatataaaaaggaaaatgttgttGGTATTTGCTTTGTTGGGCAAGATGTTACAGGCCAAAAGTTGGTTATGGACAAATATACCCAAATGCAAGGTGATTACGTAGGAATTGTGCGGAGCCCATCTGCTCTTATTCCTCCAATTTTTATGACCGACGAGCATGGTCGGTGCTTGGAGTGGAATGATGCAATGGAAAAATTATCTGGTTTGAAGAGGGAAGAAGCTATTGAACGGATGCTTCTAGGGGAAGTTTTTACAGTCACCAATTTTGGTTGTCGGGTCAAAAATCATGACACCTTGACCAAGATCAGGATAATAATGAATAGGGTAATTGCTGGCCATGAGGCAGACAAATTGTTGTTTGGGTTTTTTGATCAGCAGGGTAAATATGTTGAAGCATTGCTGTCTTCGAACAAAAGAACTAATGCAGAGGGAAAGATTACTGGGGTTTTGTGCTTTTTACATGTGGCTAGTCCAGAACTTCAATATGCTCTGCAGGTCCAAAGGATATCAGAGCAGGCTGCAGCCAATAGCCTCAATAAGCTGGCATATATTCGTCAGGAAATTAGAAAGCCTCTGAGTGGGATAGTTTTTGTTCAGAATCTAATGGATTCTTCTAATTTAAGCAAAGAACAAATGCAGCTTCTGAAGACAAATGTGATGTGTCAGGAACAGTTAACCAAGATAGTTGAGGACACTGACATCGAAAGTATTGAGGAATG CTATATGGAAATGAAATCCAGTGAATTTAACCTTGGTGAAGCTCTTGAAGTAGTCATGACCCAAGTTATGATACCAAGCCAAGAACACCAAGTGCAAATTGTCCGTAATCTACCTGCTGAACTGTCATCCATGAACTTATATGGAGATAAATTGAGACTTCAGCAAGTCCTTTCAGATTTTTTGTCTAATACACTCATCTTCACCCCAGCATTTGAAGGATCTTCAATTGTATTCAGTGTAGTTCCGCGAAAGGAACGTATAGGGACTAATATACACATTGTTCATCTTGAATTTCG GATCGCCCATCCCGCGCCTGGAATCCCAGAGAAGTTAATTCATGAGATGTTTTACCACAGCCAGAATGTCTCAAGGGAAGGTCTTGGCCTATACATCTGCCAGAAGCTTGTTAAAATAATGAATGGAACTGTACAGTATGTTAGAGAGGCAGAAAGATCAACCTTCATAATTCTTGTTGAATTTCCATTGGCTAACCAAACTGATGTTGACAGAACTCAATGA
- the LOC123217670 gene encoding uncharacterized protein LOC123217670 — translation MATKPALSSFLCTKVSVFPKLRSQNPLTYIPTSLKPRVHFKILANLGGSDGEVKPKGKRKFVTREEEPDQFWQTAGEREGENPMKTPLPYIIIFGMSTPFVFLAIAFANGWIKMPVR, via the exons ATGGCAACCAAGCCGGCCCTCTCCTCTTTTCTCTGTACCAAAGTTTCAGTTTTTCCCAAGTTACGGTCACAGAATCCTCTCACTTACATACCTACTTCACTGAAGCCAAGAGTTCATTTCAAAATTCTCGCTAACTTGG GGGGAAGTGATGGGGAAGTCAAGccgaaaggaaaaagaaagtttGTTACAAGAGAAGAAGAACCAGACCA GTTTTGGCAAACAGCAGGAGAGAGAGAAGGGGAGAACCCCATGAAGACCCCTCTTCCttacattataatatttggCATGTCAACTCCTTTCGTTTTCTTAGCCATTGCTTTTGCCAATGGTTGGATTAAGATGCCTGTTCGATGA
- the LOC123217608 gene encoding SNF1-related protein kinase regulatory subunit beta-2-like: MGNASVRKIGEGTSGVKNSEYGEGYEQSMEFGNDDAGVSYHGHGEFVDPMAHFPPQESPLMFNSQVSAAPLPRPDELEQVQNPAIQHNMTYCSDKQASMIIWSYGGNQVAVTGSWDNWEIVEPLWSVGKDFVIMKMLPSGIYHYRFIVDGRLTYAPELPWECDDTGSAYNILDLQVEMTASHPPVNNCDSQFPLPNSYMYDCVKAEYIPESPKSHSELDSPASPFSSYDNNSISDNDFSKPPPDLPPQLQMTSLNEPSSSMASQQSLQRPQHTVLNHLYIQNSDTGLPVALGSTYRFRQKYVTLVLYKTPRR; encoded by the exons ATGGGTAATGCTAGTGTTAGAAAAATTGGAGAAGGTACTTCAGGAGTGAAGAATAGTGAATATGGAGAGGGCTATGAGCAGTCTATGGAGTTTGGAAATGATGATGCTGGTGTTAGCTATCATGGGCATGGTGAATTTGTAGACCCCATGGCTCACTTTCCTCCTCAAGAGTCTCCTCTCATGTTCAATTCACAG gTTTCCGCAGCTCCATTACCAAGACCAGATGAGTTAGAGCAAGTTCAAAATCCTGCCATTCAACATAATATGACATATTGCAGCGACAAACAGGCATCAATGATAATATGGAGTTATGGTGGCAATCAAGTTGCTGTCACTGGATCATGGGACAATTGGGAGATTGT AGAGCCGTTGTGGAGTGTTGGCAAAGATTTTGTTATTATGAAGATGCTTCCATCAGGTATATACCACTACCGGTTTATCGTGGACGGTAGGTTGACCTATGCTCCGGAATTACCTTGGGAATGCGATGACACAGGGAGTGCTTACAATATACTGGATTTGCAG GTTGAAATGACAGCTAGCCATCCGCCTGTAAATAATTGCGATTCACAGTTTCCCTTGCCCAACAGCTACATGTACGATTGTGTTAAAGCAGAGTACATACCAGAGTCTCCTAAAAGTCATTCTGAGTTGGATTCTCCTGCTTCCCCATTCTCAAGCTATGACAACAATTCAATAAGTGACAATGATTTCAGCAAGCCTCCGCCTGATCTGCCTCCACAACTTCAAATGACATCGTTAAATGAGCCATCTTCTTCTATGGCCAGTCAACAGTCTTTGCAAAGGCCTCAACACACAGTGTTAAACCATCTTTACATCCAAAACAGTGATACTGGTCTGCCCGTGGCCCTTGGCTCAACATATCGCTTTCGCCAAAAATATGTCACTTTAGTTCTATACAAGACTCCAAGGAGGTGA
- the LOC123217533 gene encoding uncharacterized protein LOC123217533, translating to MKYLENKTDQYHQMASPFCFFKKPLVSWVAVLVLSPVFAGFLSLGFLSSVLFIAIVLIVSVSFLTFTKQKPASVVNNSVTEEVPESTDDLQDAVSMKQPESETMTPHKEKEEEEEEEEEELKEHQIQDYSLRSSADMLSESESFNHPSTSEDSEVDWPFQDIVYQSPDCSDGSISDEESLIEIALPSGHYVEPKEEVGPKFSSLQQSILKQHGLMELLAEINDMNEEDNLIEIDISMGSIKCSRLEIEA from the coding sequence ATGAAGTACTTGGAAAACAAAACTGATCAATATCATCAAATGGcttctcctttttgtttcttCAAAAAGCCACTAGTTTCATGGGTTGCTGTTCTTGTTCTTTCTCCAGTTTTTGCTGGTTTTTTAAGCTTGGGATTCTTATCATCAGTACTTTTCATAGCTATAGTGTTGATTGTATCCGTTTCTTTCTTAACATTCACAAAGCAAAAACCAGCTTCAGTAGTAAACAATTCAGTCACTGAAGAGGTTCCTGAGTCAACTGATGATCTCCAGGACGCTGTATCAATGAAGCAGCCTGAAAGTGAAACTATGACACCAcacaaggaaaaagaagaagaagaagaagaagaagaagaagaattaaaagaacATCAGATTCAAGACTACTCACTCAGATCATCAGCTGACATGTTATCAGAAAGTGAAAGCTTTAATCATCCGTCAACTAGTGAAGATTCTGAAGTGGACTGGCCATTCCAAGACATTGTGTACCAGAGTCCAGATTGCTCGGACGGATCTATTTCTGATGAAGAAAGTCTAATTGAAATTGCTCTTCCCAGTGGGCACTATGTGGAGCCCAAGGAAGAAGTTGGACCCAAGTTCAGTAGTTTGCAGCAGTCCATTCTGAAGCAACATGGTTTAATGGAACTCTTGGCAGAAATAAATGATATGAATGAAGAAGACAACTTGATTGAGATTGACATATCAATGGGTTCCATCAAATGTTCAAGGTTGGAAATTGAAGCATGA
- the LOC123217534 gene encoding nuclear transcription factor Y subunit B-3-like, which produces MADSDNDSGGHNNSNANSELSAREQDRFLPIANVSRIMKKALPANAKISKDAKETVQECVSEFISFITGEASDKCQREKRKTINGDDLLWAMTTLGFEEYVEPLKIYLQKYREMEGEKSTLGRDKDGGGSGGVGGSSGGGGGGSGGVSSSGPGSAGGYNGGMYGGMMMMGHQGHVYGSGGYHHQMGVGNASSGGGGGSGAAVRSS; this is translated from the coding sequence ATGGCTGATTCGGACAACGATTCGGGAGGACACAACAATAGCAACGCAAACAGCGAGTTGTCGGCGAGGGAGCAAGACCGGTTCTTGCCGATAGCGAATGTGAGCCGGATCATGAAGAAGGCATTGCCTGCGAATGCCAAGATATCGAAGGATGCCAAAGAGACGGTGCAGGAGTGCGTGTCGGAGTTCATAAGTTTCATCACGGGAGAGGCGTCAGATAAGTGTCAGCGTGAGAAACGGAAGACGATTAACGGCGACGATTTGCTGTGGGCCATGACGACTTTAGGATTCGAGGAGTACGTGGAGCCTCTCAAGATTTACTTGCAGAAGTACAGGGAGATGGAAGGGGAGAAGTCCACGTTGGGGAGAGACAAAGATGGTGGTGGTAGCGGTGGAGTTGGCGGTAGTAgtggtggtggcggtggtggGAGTGGAGGGGTGAGCTCAAGTGGACCCGGTAGTGCTGGTGGATATAATGGAGGGATGTATGGtgggatgatgatgatgggtcATCAAGGACACGTGTACGGTTCTGGTGGGTATCATCATCAAATGGGTGTCGGGAATGCTAGTAGTGGTGGTGGAGGAGGAAGTGGTGCAGCTGTTAGATCAAGTTAG
- the LOC123215908 gene encoding glucose-6-phosphate 1-dehydrogenase, chloroplastic-like, producing the protein MAIRLSSCSPSSSTSYLAPYSFHHETSATRLCFSCDSMDHGSTNQSRRFALKASNVQPLNAVSLQPGTIVHTPAAEHVEIPATEGCIPFFGTNKEEFTLSIIVVGASGELARKKIFPALFALFYEERLPLNFTIMGYARTIMTNEELRNIISTTLTCRIHKRENCDEKIDQFLTRCFYHSGQYSSEEHFFELDTKLKEKEDGRQSNRLFYLAVPPKMFVDVVRCARRRASSENGWTRVIVEKPFGGDLESSRELTRYLKQYLSEDQIFRIDHHLGEELVENLLVLRFSNLVFGPLWSRNYIRNVQFIFSEDSGTEGRGRYFDNYGIIRDIMQNHLLQILALFAMETPVSLDAEDIRNEKVKVLRSMKPVKLEDVVVGQYKGYTDDPSVSADSLTPTFAAATLFVNNARWDGVPFFMTAGKALQSKRAEIRVQFRHVPGNLYNQKFGTDLGQATNELVIRLQPDEAIYLRINNKVPGLGMRLDRSDLNLLFKARYPRESPDAYERLILDAIEGERRSFIRSDEVDAGWEVFTPLLKEIEKKKVAPELYTYGSSGPVGVHYLAAKHNIRYQDYC; encoded by the exons ATGGCTATACGTCTGAGTTCTTGTTCTCCATCTTCTTCCACAAGCTATTTAGCACCTTATTCCTTCCATCATGAGACCTCAGCCACCAGATTGTGTTTCTCCTGCGATTCTATGGATCATGGGAGCACCAATCAAAGCAGGCGATTTGCGCTCAAAGCATCAAATGTGCAGCCACTTAATGCTGTTTCTCTACAGCCTG GGACAATAGTGCATACTCCGGCTGCAGAACATGTTGAGATTCCAGCTACAGAAGGGTGTATTCCCTTCTTTGGCACCAATAAAGAAGAATTTACTCTCAGTATCATTGTTGTTGGAGCTTCAGGGGAACTTGCCCGGAAGAAGATCTTCCCTGCACTATTTGCTCTTTTCTACGAAGAGCGTTTGCCCCTG AATTTCACAATTATGGGCTATGCCCGGACTATAATGACTAATGAGGAACTGAGGAATATAATAAGCACAACCTTGACTTGTAGAATTCACAAGAG GGAAAATTGTGACGAAAAAATTGATCAGTTCTTGACAAGATGCTTTTACCATTCCGGTCAATATAGTTCAGAGGAACACTTCTTCGAATTGGACACAAAGCTGAAAGAGAAAGAG GATGGAAGACAATCAAATAGATTGTTCTACTTGGCAGTTCCACCAAAAATGTTTGTGGATGTTGTGAGGTGTGCTAGACGGCGAGCTTCTTCTGAAAATGGCTGGACTCGAGTCATTGTTGAGAAGCCATTTGGTGGAGACTTGGAGTCATCCAGAGAGCTTACTAGATACCTAAAGCAATATCTATCTGAGGACCAAATATTCAG AATTGATCATCATTTAGGTGAGGAGCTTGTGGAGAATCTCTTGGTACTTCGGTTCTCAAACCTGGTTTTCGGGCCTTTATGGTCAAGGAACTACATCCGCAATGTTCAATTTATCTTTTCTGAAGATTCCGGAACAGAGGGAAGAGGCAG ATACTTCGATAATTACGGAATCATCCGGGATATTATGCAAAATCATCTCCTGCAAATACTAGCACTATTTGCAATGGAAACACCTGTCAGCTTAGATGCTGAGGACATCAGGAATGAAAAG GTAAAGGTTCTACGTTCAATGAAACCAGTGAAGCTTGAAGATGTAGTTGTAGGTCAATACAAGGGCTATACAGATGACCCATCAGTTTCGGCTGATAGCCTCACACCAACATTTGCAGCTGCAACTCTCTTTGTTAACAATGCTAGATGGGATGGAGTTCCTTTCTTTATGACAGCAGGAAAGGCCCTTCAATCAAAAAG AGCAGAAATAAGAGTACAGTTCAGACATGTTCCGGGGAACTTGTATAATCAGAAGTTTGGAACTGACTTAGGGCAGGCCACAAACGAACTTGTGATTCGATTACAACCTGATGAAGCAATATATCTGAGGATCAATAACAAGGTTCCTGGTCTTGGCATGAGATTGGATCGCAGTGACCTTAATTTGCTCTTTAAAGCAAG GTATCCAAGAGAAAGTCCAGATGCATATGAAAGACTGATACTGGATGCCATAGAAGGAGAGCGACGATCGTTCATTAGAAGCGATGAGGTTGATGCAGGCTGGGAAGTATTTACTCCATTGTTgaaagaaatagagaaaaagaaggttgcTCCTGAACTTTACACATATGGTAGCAGTGGCCCAGTTGGAGTGCATTATCTCGCAGCCAAGCATAATATTCGGTATCAAgattattgttga